One window of Schistocerca cancellata isolate TAMUIC-IGC-003103 chromosome 9, iqSchCanc2.1, whole genome shotgun sequence genomic DNA carries:
- the LOC126101491 gene encoding translation initiation factor IF-2-like: MNKLAHGGPYPGREADEAAIFALCKIQTAAALPHTRQQVLGVPPRAPPVTSHLLAVPAAAASAGVAPLVSTTQEVDVPPVAPLAPETQEEPVAALAVATEMEDVDLPDANLAEAIAESERRDTDPDAARAPRKRRAMTNDDSDTPSQTSDAARPRKKAPRASRTSTTESGTTIAGSSRSTAKQKPTKTTRRSTRPPAASRQPDEDGFVAPPRRHTARAAALQQPTPLPTANAFASASVDALDDGAAPPAPAQKKPFAAATKGGPSASTARPSAQAEGETQQPTAPSTASPVGVATPAPSQSARVAAPRRRRRRAGRATPAVAQRTAANTLPQQRTAPRAVPQPRSTADAPQQPSTSDRPQQAAPVVEAAPEAPTAPLAADAAELRSLLRSLSGPDNHKQQEAVP; this comes from the exons ATGAATAAACTCGCCCATGGGGGCCCCTACCCTGGTCGAGAGGCCGACGAGGCGGCTATATTCGCCCTCTGTAAAATACAGACGGCAGCCGCTCTACCGCACACGAGGCAGCAGGTGTTGGGTGTGCCACCGAGAGCCCCGCCGGTTACATCGCATTTGCTTGCGGTCCCGGCGGCGGCGGCCTCGGCGGGAGTTGCGCCGCTGGTCTCGACCACTCAAGAGGTCGATGTGCCCCCGGTTGCCCCCCTGGCCCCCGAAACACAAGAAGAGCCCGTGGCTGCGCTAGCCGTGGCCACCGAGATGGAGGACGTCGATCTGCCCGACGCAAATCTGGCTGAGGCAATTGCCGAGTCAGAGCGTCGTGACACTGACCCTGACGCTGCCCGCGCGCCCAGAAAGCGCCGGGCTATGACAAATGACGATTCTGACACTCCCTCACAGACATCTGACGCAGCGAGGCCGCGGAAGAAGGCCCCTAGGGCCTCCCGCACCTCCACCACAGAGTCTGGGACGACTATCGCGGGCTCCTCCCGGAGCACCGCCAAGCAGAAACCGACGAAGACAACGCGGCGGTCCACTCGTCCACCTGCCGCCTCCCGGCAGCCGGACGAGGACGGTTTTGTTGCCCCACCCCGGCGGCACACTGCCAGGGCTGCTGCGCTGCAGCAACCGACCCCGCTGCCGACCGCCAACGCGTTTGCGAGCGCCAGCGTAGATGCATTGGACGATGGCGCCGCGCCCCCGGCGCCTGCCCAAAAGAAGCC CTTTGCTGCCGCCACCAAGGGCGGCCCGTCAGCCTCCACCGCCCGACCTTCGGCGCAGGCGGAGGGCGAGACGCAGCAACCGACCGCGCCGTCCACGGCTTCGCCCGTGGGGGTGGCAACCCCTGCGCCCTCGCAGAGCGCGCGAGTTGCCGCCCCGCGCAGGCGTCGTCGGCGCGCGGGCCGGGCCACACCTGCCGTTGCGCAACGGACTGCCGCCAACACTCTGCCGCAGCAGAGGACGGCACCTCGTGCTGTGCCGCAACCGAGATCGACTGCTGATGCTCCACAGCAGCCGTCTACTTCGGATCGGCCGCAACAGGCCGCCCCAGTGGTGGAGGCCGCCCCAGAGGCCCCCACCGCCCCCTTGGCTGCCGACGCAGCCGAGCTCCGATCGCTCTTGCGGTCGTTGA